A region from the Lutra lutra chromosome 1, mLutLut1.2, whole genome shotgun sequence genome encodes:
- the LOC125093434 gene encoding keratin-associated protein 12-1-like, whose translation MCQSSCSTGCQQACCVPSSCQTSCYVLSPCQTSCCVPSPCQTSCCVPSPCQTSCCVPSSCQTSCCVPVSCKPAVCVPMSCKPAVCMPVSCKPAVCVPVSCKPIVYVAPSCQSSGDCQPSCPTLLCRPVPCSTPTCC comes from the coding sequence ATGTGCCAGTCCAGCTGCTCCACGGGCTGCCAGCAGGCCTGCTGCGTGCCCAGCTCCTGCCAGACGTCCTGCTATGTGCTCAGCCCCTGCCAGACGTCCTGCTGCGTGCCCAGCCCCTGCCAGACGTCCTGCTGCGTGCCCAGCCCCTGCCAGACGTCCTGCTGCGTGCCCAGCTCCTGCCAGACGTCCTGCTGCGTGCCCGTGAGCTGCAAGCCAGCCGTGTGCGTGCCCATGAGCTGCAAACCAGCCGTGTGCATGCCCGTGAGCTGTAAGCCAGCTGTGTGCGTGCCCGTGAGCTGTAAGCCCATTGTGTATGTGGCTCCCTCCTGCCAGTCCTCTGGGGACTGccagccctcctgccccaccctgctCTGCAGGCCTGTCCCCTGCAGCACCCCTACGTGCTGCTGA
- the LOC125093422 gene encoding keratin-associated protein 12-1-like, producing the protein MCHTSCSTGCQPASCTPSSCQTSCYVPVSCQPTVSVPMSCRPAMSVSCKPAVYVVPSCQSSVCVPVSCKPLVFMASSCQSSGGCQPSRPTLLYRPISCSTPSCF; encoded by the coding sequence ATGTGCCACACCAGCTGCTCCACGGGCTGCCAGCCGGCCTCCTGCACTCCCAGCTCCTGCCAGACGTCCTGCTACGTGCCCGTGAGCTGCCAGCCCACCGTGTCTGTGCCCATGAGCTGCAGGCCCGCCATGTCCGTGAGCTGCAAGCCCGCCGTGTACGTTGTCCCCTCCTGCcagtcctctgtgtgtgtgcccgTGAGCTGCAAGCCCCTCGTGTTCATGGCCTCCTCCTGCCAGTCCTCCGGGGGCTGCCAGCCCTCCCGCCCCACCCTGCTCTACAGACCCATCTCCTGTAGCACCCCGTCCTGCTTCTGA